One Chrysiogenia bacterium genomic region harbors:
- a CDS encoding nuclear transport factor 2 family protein: protein MASPISREAAEAFAAQWLAAWNAHDLDAILAHYAEDVVFVTPMAVKLLGDPSGTVRGRGALRDYFAKGLAAYPDLHFESPQVLLGVNTLTICYVSVNRLPAAEVFELNERALVTRAWAHYGVAD, encoded by the coding sequence ATGGCTTCGCCAATTTCACGGGAAGCAGCCGAGGCCTTCGCGGCGCAGTGGCTGGCCGCATGGAACGCTCACGATTTGGACGCGATTCTCGCGCACTACGCCGAGGACGTGGTCTTTGTGACGCCGATGGCGGTGAAGCTGCTGGGTGATCCCTCTGGAACGGTGCGGGGCAGGGGCGCCCTGCGCGACTATTTTGCCAAAGGGCTCGCTGCCTATCCCGATCTCCACTTCGAATCGCCGCAGGTGCTGCTCGGCGTGAACACGCTGACCATTTGCTATGTGAGCGTGAACAGGTTGCCGGCGGCCGAGGTATTTGAACTCAATGAGCGCGCCCTGGTCACGCGCGCCTGGGCGCATTACGGAGTGGCGGACTAG